In the genome of Nakaseomyces glabratus chromosome C, complete sequence, the window CTGTAGGCAGAGAAATTGTACAAGggattttatttttatctttcttttttggtTCGGTTCTAAAGTTGTATTAACACGAGTCAATCAGATAGGGAGGAAAGTATAATGTGGGAACTCTATTTCAATGCGGCTTGCAGTTTCTCTAGGACTTCCAGTTGGATGGAAGCGACACCGGCGGTCTTTTCGTCCTGGGACTTGCTGTTCTTCTCAGCCTCGGCCAGCAGCGATCTGACGCTGTCCTGGGAGAAGGAGTCCAGTGGGAAGGCCTCGACGGCGGTGACACACAGCGTGGAGTCTGGCTGGACGGCGGCGAATCCCCCGGAAACGAAGTACTTCTTGGTCTCGTTGGCCTTGACGACCTCGACAACACCGGGTGTCAATTGCTCGACTGTGGGTACGTGGTTGGCAAGAATACCGATGGAGCCCGACTTGGCGGGCAAGTTGACCTGGACGACCTCTTCCCCGTTGAACAGGGTCTCGTGTGGCAGCGCAAAGCGCAATTTCAGCCCGGAGGCCGCGCTCTTCGCAGCGTCCGCGTAACAACGTCTGGCAATAACCGATCTAGTCACCAATCTGAACATCTTTAGCTCTACTATTTCTTGGCTTTTGTGGGTACTCTGTTGTTCAAGACACATGCACAATGTGCCTTCAATCTTATAACTATTCTTGGTGAAATACCAGGCTAGCTCTATGGGGGAGGAGGGAAAGGATGAGGCGAGACCCGGTCGCTTGGTATTCACGTACATTGTGATACCCGGGTACCCATATTTCGATGTTTTCTCCGGTCTGATTGGTGGGATGGTGGACGAGTGCATCGCTGTGTTTGGGATCAAGCCTGGGGGGAGGGCGGGGAGCTGGAAGAGGAAGGAGAACCGGAGGCTACGGGTATAAGATGGCGGTTGGTTACGAAATATTGTGTTTGTAGCTGGAGCGTAGTATCATCGGGGGTTGTGACAATGCAGGAAGGTGGGGTGTTAAGGTGATATGTCATATGACTTGACCCGTATGACATGCATATAACATACCTATATACGTAAACGCATCACATGATAATACACAAAACACGAAATATCACATGACTAAACATCCATATGCACGTAGAATCACATGACCTCCACTATCATATTAGACGTATGATGTATCACGTGAATACGTACACCAAGACTCATGATCACGTGCACATTTGAgaaataatgataatggTGGTGATATATCGTGGTAGACGGGACCCAAACTCGCTCTGCGAAAGCCATCCGCTAACTCAACAGGCTCGGTGGATGTGGAGGGGGGAAGCTCTTTATAGTAATAGTAGTATGTAGTACTTTGACGGGCAGAGCGGGTATTTTGGGAGCCTTGCTATAAAGGAAGTCAGGGACCAGGAGGTTGAGACACTAGAGACACTAGAGACAGAGGCCACTGCGAACACTGGGTCTTTTTTTGCGCGATGAGTTACAAGAACAGGCTTACGGCGTgttttgatgatattctGAAGGTGTCGGCGGAGATGATGATGCAGCAGCAGTTGAAGAATGTGCAGCTGGATCCGTACATGGTCAATGGGTTCAGTGCGCAGCAGCAGAATACGCTGAAGGAGAAGATACACATGTTTCACGGGATTCTGGACGACCTGGAGAACATGCTGAGCAAGAGCACGTACTATGTGGACACCTTGGCGAACCTAGGGAAGGAGAGCAAGCGGCAGAAGGAGCTGGAGCTCGAGAAGCAGCGGGAGCAGGAGGAAgaggagaagaagcagaagcTGCTGGAGCTTGAGcggaagaagaaagagcaagaggaagaggaagagaagaagaagaagcagaaggAGGAAGAGGAGAAGCGCAAGAAAGAGCTGGAAGAGCAAGAGcgaaagaagaaagaacagGAGGAAGAGGAGAAGAGGAGGCGACAACAGGAGCAGGACGGCGACAAACAGCAGTCGATGTTCGACGGCCTCGACTTCACTAACGCCGACCTCGATACAAGTCAGCCAGGAACCAGCGGCCAGAACGATATCAAATCACCAACGATGGGTGCTGGCCCACAGACCGCTGGTACTGATAAGCCTAACACCGCCGATGGCCCCGACAAAACGAACCCACCAATCGCAGCGTTTGGCCTGGGCGACTCACAATCTGGTGGACTATATAACGACCTCAATACCATGGACTTGTCCATGTTTTCAGAGCTTGATGGTGGGGGATTCGACGCGTCAGGGTTCGACACCGCAAATACATCGAATGCCAACGCTACCACCAACTCTGTACCCAACAATAATAACCCAGCAACAAATGATAGCAATATGAACAACGATCCTACAGCAGCCATAAATGCATTCGATGGCACAGCTGCTGGCAACAACGAGACTTTGGGACAAGGCGAAAAACTAGAATTTGACCAATCTAATCCATCTGCCATGCTAGGTAATGACATAAACATGGGGGATAACGGCGAGGACTATTTAACATTGAATGACTTCAACGACCTAAACATCGACTGGTCCGCAGCAGGTGAAGGCGGTGACCTAGACCTAAATGGCTTTAATATCTAAATGCCAATgtaattgtaataatattttttctataGAATTTAACAGGTATAAAGTTTGAAAGTGTTTTACCTTGTGATGGTTAGTTTGGGAAAAATGATGACACGCA includes:
- the ATP16 gene encoding F1F0 ATP synthase subunit delta (CAGL0C04455g~F1F0-ATPase complex, F1 delta subunit; protein abundance decreased in ace2 mutant cells), with protein sequence MFRLVTRSVIARRCYADAAKSAASGLKLRFALPHETLFNGEEVVQVNLPAKSGSIGILANHVPTVEQLTPGVVEVVKANETKKYFVSGGFAAVQPDSTLCVTAVEAFPLDSFSQDSVRSLLAEAEKNSKSQDEKTAGVASIQLEVLEKLQAALK
- the MED2 gene encoding Med2p (CAGL0C04477g~Protein of unknown function); the encoded protein is MSYKNRLTACFDDILKVSAEMMMQQQLKNVQLDPYMVNGFSAQQQNTLKEKIHMFHGILDDLENMLSKSTYYVDTLANLGKESKRQKELELEKQREQEEEEKKQKLLELERKKKEQEEEEEKKKKQKEEEEKRKKELEEQERKKKEQEEEEKRRRQQEQDGDKQQSMFDGLDFTNADLDTSQPGTSGQNDIKSPTMGAGPQTAGTDKPNTADGPDKTNPPIAAFGLGDSQSGGLYNDLNTMDLSMFSELDGGGFDASGFDTANTSNANATTNSVPNNNNPATNDSNMNNDPTAAINAFDGTAAGNNETLGQGEKLEFDQSNPSAMLGNDINMGDNGEDYLTLNDFNDLNIDWSAAGEGGDLDLNGFNI